CTGCTCCTGCGTCGGCGCGCTCGTCGACACGCTCAAGCCCGAGTACGCCGCCGCGATCCGCCGCGTGGAGGTCGAGGGCTCGGCCGTGGGCGCGTTCGCCGAGGAGGCGGGCATCACGCCCAACAACGCGAGGGTCCGGCTCCACCGCGCCCGCGAAGCGCTGCGCCGCGCGGTGACCGAATATTGCGGGAGCTGCGCAGGCGGCGGCTGCCGCGATTGTTCGTGCCAGTCCCCCCGCCCTGCCTGAGGTGATGATGAACGTCCCTGCCGGGGCTCCGCCCTACGGTCTGGCGATCTTCGACTTCGACGGCACGCTCGCCGACTCGATGTCCCGCTTCGGAGAGCACGTGAACCGCGCCGCCGACCGGTTCCGCTTCGGCCGGATCGACGACGAGCGCCTCGAGCGCTTCCGGGACCTCGAGGCCCGCGCCATCGTGAGCGAGCTCGGCGTCCCCCTGTGGAAGTTGCCGATGATCGCCACCTTCATGCGATCGCTCTCGGCGAGCGAGCCCTCCCCGCTCTTCGCCGGCGTGCCGGAGCTCCTGCGACACCTCCGTGCCCGCAGCGTGGTCGTCGCGATTGTGAGCTCGAACTCCGAGCAGAACGTCCGACGGGCCCTCGGCCCGCCGCTGACGGACGCGATCGCCTGCTTCGAATGCGGAGTCTCGATCTTCGGCAAGGCCTCGAGGCTGCGGAGGGTCGTCCGGAGGATTGCCATTCCCCCGGAGCGAGCCATCTACGTGGGCGACGAGCTCCGCGACGCCGACGCGGCCCGCGCCGCGCGCATCGCATTCGGCGCGGTCACGTGGGGCTACAACCGGGAGGAGGCGCTGCGCGCCCGCTCCCCCAGCCACGTCTTCTCCAGCTTCGACGAGATCGCGCGCCGGGTGGCCGGCGCGGAAGCCTGACGCCGGCTACGGCCTCACCACGTTCGCGGACCCCTTCGAACCGGTTCCCCAACAGATCACCCGGCCATCGCTGCGCACGCCGCACGCGTGGTCGTATCCGGCGCTCACGTCGTCGAAGGAATCCAGGCTCGGCCCCGAAGGAACCTGCACGTTCGTATTCCTGCCCCAGCAGAGGACCTTTCTATCCCTGCTCCTGATACCGCAGGTGAAATCCCATCCCGTGCTCAATCGGTAGAACGAATCGGCACTCGGCCCCGGGGGCGCCTGTCCCTTGGAATTGTCGCCCCAGCAGACGACCTTGTCGTCGCTCGATCGCACACCGCAGGTGTGGTCATCTGCAGCGCTCACGATTCGGAACGGGTCGGTGCTCGGCGTATCCGGCGCCTGACCCTTGTCATTCCTTCCCCAGCAGGAGATCTTTTGATCGATGGCTCGGATTCCGCATGTGTGACTGAAACCGGTGCTGACGCTCGTGAACGTGTTGACGCTGGGCTCGGCCGGTGCCTGACCGTAACGGTTGTCTCCCCAGCAGACGACCCTCCCGTCCGCGCTCCG
The Vulgatibacter incomptus DNA segment above includes these coding regions:
- a CDS encoding HAD hydrolase-like protein, with product MMNVPAGAPPYGLAIFDFDGTLADSMSRFGEHVNRAADRFRFGRIDDERLERFRDLEARAIVSELGVPLWKLPMIATFMRSLSASEPSPLFAGVPELLRHLRARSVVVAIVSSNSEQNVRRALGPPLTDAIACFECGVSIFGKASRLRRVVRRIAIPPERAIYVGDELRDADAARAARIAFGAVTWGYNREEALRARSPSHVFSSFDEIARRVAGAEA